The stretch of DNA CTTGACTACAATAATCTGTGGCTTCATTCCATGGTAAACAGCCTTTTCTCCTGGTGAGTCAAGCAAGATGTGGTAGCTTTTATCTATTGAGTAGCTGCCACTTTAGTATTGTTAAAACTAATGCTTGAACTGCAGATTGATTGTGCAGAGGAGGATGGCAGTGTGGTGTTCCAGGATGGCAGCTCAATCAAAGCCGATGTCATCATGCATTGCACTGGGTATAGAGATTTGCAGTGTCCCTGCAATATTGTTTCTTATCTCACAAAAGCAAGTCATTTTGCGCTACTGAAGCTGATCGTGTGTTTCCTCTATTTCATTGTTTGCTAGCTACTCGTATGACTTTCCATTCCTTGGAGATGACAGCACTATCACTGTGGATGACAACCGCATTAATCCACTATACAAGCATGTTTTCCCACCGGAAGTGGCTCCTCAACTGTCCTTCATTGGATTGCCATGGAAGGTTAGTTTTGCTGCGAACTGCTGCTTGTCAGTTCAGAACTTCAGATGCACTTGTACGTTGCGCCTTGCCTAGTGATCCTAAGATATAAGACCTTCGACCTCTGTTCCATCCAGGTTATTCCTTTTCCACTTTTGAACTCCAAAGTTAGTGGGTCGCTAGAGTTCTATCGGGGTGGATCGTGCTTCCATCCAAAGAAGAAATGATGGAAGATGTGAAAGCTCTCTACTCAAAACTAGAAGCACGTGGATGGCCTAAGAGATACACTCATAACTTTTCAAACTACCAGGTATCCTAGATATGTCTGTCAATAATAAAATCTGGTGGTGATGGAAGCATTGATGAGCTCCTGCATAGGAAAAAAAAAGCTTTGTGACATGGCTTCTGTACTGTCATATTGATATTCCTATGTTGATACATTTGAAATTTCCTTTATATCTTTGCTTTTTATGCAGTTTGAGTATGATGATTGGTTTCCTGAGAGTTATCGCGATGAGTGGGACGATGACCATCTAGTGGCtgaagcaaatgaagatttcaAGAAACACTTGTAGAATCCTTTTCGTTATTACCACCATCCccaactttcaaaaaaaaattaccatCATCCCCTATTCAATAAATGTGCTTGAGACTGATCTGCACTGCAATAATGATGATTGTGTAAATAGTTTGGTGGTGTGGATTGGCCAGGCATGATACATCTGGGATTAGCATCCATTGATCTTTCAATGTATATGTTAGACTGATCTTCATTGCCTTAAGAATTACAGAGCAAACAATTCTGCAAGTGAAGGTGTGGAGCGGGCATATGCCGCTAGTAAGATTTCACTGGTGATATTGCTGTTTGCATTAGCTAAGATGAGCAAAAAATTGCACCAGCCGGGAATTGAACCCGGGTCTGTACCGTGGCAGGGTACTATTCTACCACTAGACCACTGGTTCTTTTGTGACTTTGACAGTATTAAATATTTTCAAGTCGACAAAACAACCTTTATCCTCCGCAAAGTCAGTACTCCTGCTTCTGTGaaaatggctttatttaatcATAAATTCACTGCGAACCATCAAAATTGCAGATAAAAAGACGATCTTCATCCACCGAAGTATGAATGTAGGCACTACGGCAAAGTCGTTTCACTCTCATCTCTGTGAAGGAAATACTTACAGAATCAGTTTCATTATTCCCATGCTGTAAAAGAAATACATTTTTCCTGGTGCGCATGGTTCCATTTCATGGCCCCTAACTGAAAGAATCAAGGTATGAATTGTTAATTGTTACAAGGGCGGTGGTAGACTTACGAACATAATTAATTTTGCCTGTTGAAAATGGCACTCATCTGTCCAACACAAAACTGCAATTACATTGACCACTCCAAGTGTCTCCAACAGCAAATGTACACACTCTCTTCCACCCTCAAAATTTTGAAACATGAATGAATCAGTTGCTGCACCTGCACAGCACCAAAATGATGTTCCCGGTTACCCTGATCCTACGTCTCGACGCTGTCGTCCTCCATCGCGTAAATCCTATCGGGCCGCCCCTCCTGCGCGCCCGTCCGCCTCCGAATCCTCCGCAGGACACCATCCACGGCGAGGTCGACAGCATCCTTGACGACACCCCTCAACTCGTCCGTGCTGCCGTGCCGCCGGTACACCACCCTCGGCGCCATCTCCAGCACCCGCTTCCGCATCCTCCGCACCTCGGCCTCCGGCACGGCCTGGAGCGTGTCGGCGATGCTGACGCCGCCGAACACCACGGTCTCCTTGGGTATGTGCACCGAGAACTCGTCGTACCGCGCGGGGGGCAGGTGCCACCCGTACTGGCTCCGCGCCGCGAGGTCCTCGAAGAACACGGGCACGCAGCCGGCGAGGATGGCGTCGAACGTGGAACGCCGCGTCGGCGAGTCCCCCGGCGGTTCGAGGCAGAACTTGGCCTTGAGCATGGCGCGCATGTACCGGCCGGGGTCGTGCGAGCATCTGCCGCCGGAGCAGTCGACGACGGCGCACGCGTCGGTGCGGTTGGCGCACTCGGCGAGAATGGAGCCCCGGATGTTGGGCCGGGATGGGCGCGAGACGCCGCCCGCGAAGAGCATCAGCGTGCCGCGGCGGGACCTGCGCGCGCGGGCGAGCCAGGCGCGCAGGTGCGGGAGCGACGCCGGGTGGAACGACGTGAGGTGCGGGATGGCGTGCTCCTGCCACGGCCATATGCGGGACTCCAGCGTCAGGAACGTGAAGTTGGCCAGCGCCGGCAGCCGCAGCAGCGACGTCGTGCCCCACATCCTCGGCTCCGCGCCCGGCGGCTGCGCGTAGTCCCACGCGGACCCCGACACCACCAGGAAATGGTCGTGCCCCCGGCGGCGCGCCAGGATCCGCGGCTGGTCCCGCGCGAGGAACtcggcgagctcgacgccgtGCCGGGCCGAGGCGTCGAGGAGCTCCGGGTCGAGCACGTACGGCAGCGCGTCAAGCGCCGCGTAGTAGGGCACGAACACGGCGTCGGCGCGGGCCGGGTCGTCGGCGAGGCAGCCCCGCTCCAGGATGCGGCGGTGGAAGAAGGGCTCCAGGAGCCGCGCGTCGGTGCGGTACCAGGAGCGGCTGCGCGGGTGCGTGCGCGGGCCGAGGCCGTGGTTGGCGAGCGACTCGCAGGGCGGGGCCGAGGTGGCCGCCGCGGACGCGTCGGCGagcgggaaggcgtcggcgccgcagtggcggaggaggtcggcgTTGAAGCGAGGGGGCACGCGGCGGATGTGGATCCGTCGGCCCGCGCAGGGGTCCggcccgtcggcggcggcgcggggggcggcggcgacgttgaggaggaagaggaggaagagcgaGATGGGATTGGCCATTTTGGGGAGCGGCCGACCGACGACCGAGGGAGAGAATCGAGGAGGTGGTCGTGTAACCGAAACAAACAACCGGTTTGTGGATGGGGTGCTGCCGATTTCACCGTGCCTGTAAAAAGCCGTTAATTGACATGACCGACAGCACAAAATCAGTCGGCCCACGGCCTACGGCCCACATCTCACATGCTCCGTCTTCGCAGCCACGTTTCAACCTCGAGACGCCGGCCTCTTCCTGCGACGATGAGCCCAGCCCAGTAACTTCTTTTAGGCCCATAAATGCGGGCACTCAATTGTAGCCAGATAAATATGGCAGCCATATTTAAGTTCAGGAAAGACAAAAAAAACAACCGGAAAGCTCTTCAGTCTTTCAGTTTAGCAATATCAgagcagctctctctctctctgactctctcgaaaaaaaaagaagagagagaataTCCAAGCAATTTCGCAGTAAGGCCAATAAAACTAGCCAGCTGGTGCGGGTAGGATGGTGGTGCCTTCGCCTGCTGGCATATGCTGCCGTGCCTGCACTACACGGAATCATGTGGAAACGTGTAGCGGCAACGTAGCACGCGAGTCGCCGATCTGGCTACACGTCGGATTGATGCCAGCGGGCTGTACATTTTGTACTCGCCCAGTACTGAATACTACAAAGATCAGCAACCGATCGACGGCTGCCGGATCCTTTAATAATGTCCAACCAACGACGTACTACTGAATACCTTGTGCGGCtagaagggaaaaaaaaaagaaaaagaagaaatcaCTACTGGCGGGTGGCGGCTGATACAGCTAAGCTAGACTGCCCGCTGTAGGTTGGTCGTCTTGCATGCTTTCGCACGCGTCGGGCAGAGACGACGGCGCTTGGAGCTATGGCATCTGCATCTCCTCCGGCTACACAACATTCATGCATGTAACGTACGCAACAGGACGACGAGGAGTCCAGTCACGTCCAGCGCGATCGACGTTCGCCTGCACCACCGCAAGTCTTCAATCATGCGGCGGGAGCGCGCAGCTACCAGCACGCGCGGCGGTGATCTGGCGACACGTCAGACCAGACGGCCGTGAACAGTAATTAAGTACGCGCTCTAGCTAGTACGATCGAGTTGCTGCTCGATCGATGGGTCGGGCACTGTGGCAGCTCTGCCGCACAGTACGTACGTGCACCCAGCTAGCAGATACAGTCAGCTCCACGCATATAAAATAAAAGCTATTTACATGACTTCATTTATACAAACAATAATTATACGTTATTAGCAGCTGACGCACTGTGCGTTTTCTAGAACAATCTTTTCCAGCGCATGCAGGCAGAGGCAGCGCCCACGCGCGCACGGCTGACCTCGCGGAAACATTACTTTGGACGGCACGAATTCCACGGATTGGATATTTGTTTTGCTTTCTGGCGTGGACGTGACGACATTGCCTGTGTATCCCACGCGGAATCTCTGAAAAATCCGTGTGTTCTTCCCTTTGGCACGCCGCGAAAGAGCTCGTTTCTTTAAGAATGGGGTTCAACTACTGAGCTCGTGGTGGCGCGTGATCGACGCAACCAACCACGCACCGCGCGCGCCCTGCCGGTGTCACGGCGCAACGTGCGGAAATAATAAGAACCAGCCTACTATAGCTGCTAGCCACGTCGTCCGTCGCCCGTTCGTCGGAGAGCGAGGGAATGTCGTCGTCAAATCGGTGCGGGCTGCACGTTGCAGGAAATTTTTATCGATCGCGCCGCCCCGTTGGCCCGTCACCGCACCGTCGGACCCATCGTCTCAATTCTCGCCCGCGTCGCGATacactttctttctttcttttttgcgaTACAAGTACACTCGGTGCATATATTAGGAGGAGCCAGCGCATGCATGCGTGAGGGTGAGGGCGCCAATCATCGGGGAGTGGCTGCAGCGCCGGCCGGGGTGCGCGGCGGTCGGCGTCGCCGCCCGGCGGACCAGCTAGCGCGACACATGATGTGCAAACACGAATCGACGAGAAAACAAGTGGGAGCTGCTAGTAGTTGGGCAGTCGAGGGAAATTGGTTGCAATCTACGCGCCAAATTAATATagattttctctctcctccgaAGTCATTAATGCAATTCTGATCAAAGACCCCACAATACACTTTTTCCTTGTTGGTTCTCACCGCAGATAGCTTTGATTTCGTTTTCTATTCCGCAGGAGTCGAATTGAGAGTCGAATCTTCTGTCACATGGTAAAAATTGGCTTTCTCCAGTGGATGAATCGATTAATCAGTTGCCACCTCAGCCCATGGTTTGGCCACTGAAGAAGTTCTAAAGCATCCACGCATGCACGGCGTGCAGATTTTGTTATCGTTTTTTTAGCCCGggtgccggcggcagcggcgacgagTCTCCGGCGGGTGGGTCGAGGATCTGGACAGCCGCG from Panicum virgatum strain AP13 chromosome 9K, P.virgatum_v5, whole genome shotgun sequence encodes:
- the LOC120651738 gene encoding probable xyloglucan galactosyltransferase GT19, with the translated sequence MANPISLFLLFLLNVAAAPRAAADGPDPCAGRRIHIRRVPPRFNADLLRHCGADAFPLADASAAATSAPPCESLANHGLGPRTHPRSRSWYRTDARLLEPFFHRRILERGCLADDPARADAVFVPYYAALDALPYVLDPELLDASARHGVELAEFLARDQPRILARRRGHDHFLVVSGSAWDYAQPPGAEPRMWGTTSLLRLPALANFTFLTLESRIWPWQEHAIPHLTSFHPASLPHLRAWLARARRSRRGTLMLFAGGVSRPSRPNIRGSILAECANRTDACAVVDCSGGRCSHDPGRYMRAMLKAKFCLEPPGDSPTRRSTFDAILAGCVPVFFEDLAARSQYGWHLPPARYDEFSVHIPKETVVFGGVSIADTLQAVPEAEVRRMRKRVLEMAPRVVYRRHGSTDELRGVVKDAVDLAVDGVLRRIRRRTGAQEGRPDRIYAMEDDSVET